Proteins encoded in a region of the Augochlora pura isolate Apur16 chromosome 4, APUR_v2.2.1, whole genome shotgun sequence genome:
- the Atg13 gene encoding autophagy-related 13 isoform X3, with protein MSALRLSMQDKRDLDKFTKFLALKAAQIIVQSRSGEKVSTKCKPNSSGTDWFNLAIHDVPEVLAEAKRALCGETVNSTIPLCIEISLRTVEGDTMVLETWSLRVLPEHSDPTIRVTYTVYNRMGILLKSLLSVSRITPAYKLSRRQGPDSYVICYKIYVGEPQLHTLGDNYKNVRVGQLCTPVGTIHLSVSYRTKMTISPTHTGRDSIMVKSDHFHSDLSPRNTRYQQSEETSKSLSDTIKVGAFVVNKPVTVNEEDFVIPDVPFSSLLTPRQTSPPPATVTEAANTKTVTTTTTTDSSNGNHERLINDNTTSKCNSQNGSRRSSCSMTSANDDFIMVDLKTPFAGTNTNSDLGAFYRECQSAPQLQAFMEERTLAEQVGGDLTKQLETFETNMRRKYLLLKYSTCSSMII; from the exons ATGTCCGCATTAAGATTGAGTATGCAAGATAAAAGGGACTTGGATAAGTTTACTAAATTTTTGGCATTGAAAGCTGCACAAATCATAGTGCAGTCAAGATCGGGTGAAAAGGTCAGCACAAAGTGCAAACCAAATTCATCTGGAACAGATTGG TTCAACTTAGCTATTCATGATGTACCAGAAGTTTTGGCCGAAGCTAAAAGAGCACTGTGCGGGGAAACAGTTAACTCAACTATACCTCTCTGTATCGAAATCTCTTTAAGGACAGTTGAAGGTGACACAATGGTTTTAGAAACATGGAGTCTTCGTGTTTTGCCTGAACATAGCGATCCTACCATCCGAGTAACATACACAGTATATAACAGAATGGGGATTTTATTGAAGTCATTATTGTCTGTATCAAGAATTACACCAGCGTATAAGCTGAGTAGACGGCAAGGCCCAGATTCTtatgttatttgttataaaatttatgtagGAGAACCACAGTTACATACTTTag gtgacaattacaaaaatgttagaGTAGGACAATTGTGTACACCAGTGGGTACAATACATTTATCAGTATCATATAGAACAAAGATGACTATCTCTCCTACTCATACTGGTCGTGATTCAATAATGGTAAAAAGTGATCATTTTCATTCAGATTTAAGTCCTCGTAACACAAGATATCAGCAGAG tgaAGAAACGTCAAAATCTCTCAGTGACACTATTAAAGTGGGAGCCTTTGTAGTCAATAAACCTGTTACTGTTAATGAAGAGGACTTTGTTATACCAGATGTACCTTTTAGTTCTTTGTTAACTCCTAGACAAACTTCCCCTCCCCCTGCCACAGTCACTGAGGCTGCAAACACAAAGACTGTAACCACAACTACTACAACAGACAGCAGCAATGGAAATCATGAAAGACttataaatgataatacaACGTCAAAATGCAACTCGCAAAATGGATCTAGAAGAAGTAGTTGCTCAATGACGAGTGCCaacgacgattttattatgGTAGATTTG aaaactCCGTTTGCTGGTACAAATACTAATAGTGATTTAGGAGCATTTTATCGTGAATGTCAAAGTGCGCCTCAACTTCAAGCTTTTATGGAAGAAAGAACGCTAGCTGAGCAAGTAGGAGGAGACCTTACAAAACAGTTGGAAACATTTGAAACAAACATGCGGCG GAAATATCTTCTCCTAAAATATTCCACCTGCAGTTCGATGATAATTTAG
- the LOC144468407 gene encoding guanine nucleotide-binding protein subunit beta-like protein 1, with the protein MALLPPDPIYLFRSDMGSIHSILFQITPHVELLYAGTGKGNVHIWNLETNRQLSQIRSGQESCLSLQSLDGENLFVQHKCGLINAYKRTESNWNKYKSIDIDFYHYCRFQTFSQNELFVPLKESKVGILSTNTFSMELELSPPNIEKLGEVMVIKPLNNQQLVLVGYECGKLNLWDLRQRKILNYLVTEPCPMALDFDTTLMKGIISGPSDQLQVFTLSENHILCDKTKIKLTNPGTSVITIRPDNKIVAIGGWDSRIRIYSWKNLKPLAVLDQHRDTVQDIAYSWVKVRTYDKSIMATAAKDGYIALWNIYN; encoded by the exons ATGGCGTTACTTCCGCCGGATCCTATATACCTTTTCCGAAGTGATATGGGAAGTATTCATTctattctttttcaaataactCCCCATGTAGAGCTACTATATGCAGGTACTGGTAAAGGAAATGTTCATATCTGGAATTTAGaa ACAAATCGGCAGTTAAGCCAAATTAGATCAGGTCAAGAGTCATGTTTAAGTTTACAAAGTTTAGATGGAGAGAACTTATTTGTACAACATAAATGTGgtttaataaatgcatataaaagAACCGAATCCAATTGGAATAAGTACAAATCAATTGATAtagatttttatcattattgcag gtttcaaacattttctcaaAATGAGCTATTTGTACCACTTAAGGAATCTAAAGTTGGAATATTATCTACAAATACATTTAGCATGGAGTTAGAACTGAGTCCTCCAAACATTGAAAAGTTAGGAGAAGTGATGGTAATCAAACCATTGAATAATCAACAATTGGTTTTAGTGGGTTATGAATGcggcaaattaaatttatgggACCTTAGGCAAAGAaagattttgaattatttagtaaCTGAACCATGTCCAATGGCTTTGGATTTTGATACTACTTTAATGAAAGGTATAATTTCTGGACCTTCCGATCAGTTAcag GTGTTTACTTTGTCAGAAAATCATATACTTTGtgacaaaacaaaaattaaattgacaaATCCTGGCACATCTGTAATCACTATAAGGCCTGATAATAAGATTGTAGCAATTGGAGGATGGGACAGTCGcattcgaatatattcgtggaaaaatttaaaaccaTTAGCTGTTCTGGACCAACATAGAGATACAGTACAAGACATTGCATACTCTTGGGTTAAAGTAAGAACATATGATAAAAGTATAATGGCTACAGCTGCAAAAGATGGATATATTGCATTGtggaatatttacaattaa
- the Atg13 gene encoding autophagy-related 13 isoform X2 gives MSALRLSMQDKRDLDKFTKFLALKAAQIIVQSRSGEKVSTKCKPNSSGTDWFNLAIHDVPEVLAEAKRALCGETVNSTIPLCIEISLRTVEGDTMVLETWSLRVLPEHSDPTIRVTYTVYNRMGILLKSLLSVSRITPAYKLSRRQGPDSYVICYKIYVGEPQLHTLGDNYKNVRVGQLCTPVGTIHLSVSYRTKMTISPTHTGRDSIMVKSDHFHSDLSPRNTRYQQSEETSKSLSDTIKVGAFVVNKPVTVNEEDFVIPDVPFSSLLTPRQTSPPPATVTEAANTKTVTTTTTTDSSNGNHERLINDNTTSKCNSQNGSRRSSCSMTSANDDFIMVDLKTPFAGTNTNSDLGAFYRECQSAPQLQAFMEERTLAEQVGGDLTKQLETFETNMRRPGRTRMDGDYYALRN, from the exons ATGTCCGCATTAAGATTGAGTATGCAAGATAAAAGGGACTTGGATAAGTTTACTAAATTTTTGGCATTGAAAGCTGCACAAATCATAGTGCAGTCAAGATCGGGTGAAAAGGTCAGCACAAAGTGCAAACCAAATTCATCTGGAACAGATTGG TTCAACTTAGCTATTCATGATGTACCAGAAGTTTTGGCCGAAGCTAAAAGAGCACTGTGCGGGGAAACAGTTAACTCAACTATACCTCTCTGTATCGAAATCTCTTTAAGGACAGTTGAAGGTGACACAATGGTTTTAGAAACATGGAGTCTTCGTGTTTTGCCTGAACATAGCGATCCTACCATCCGAGTAACATACACAGTATATAACAGAATGGGGATTTTATTGAAGTCATTATTGTCTGTATCAAGAATTACACCAGCGTATAAGCTGAGTAGACGGCAAGGCCCAGATTCTtatgttatttgttataaaatttatgtagGAGAACCACAGTTACATACTTTag gtgacaattacaaaaatgttagaGTAGGACAATTGTGTACACCAGTGGGTACAATACATTTATCAGTATCATATAGAACAAAGATGACTATCTCTCCTACTCATACTGGTCGTGATTCAATAATGGTAAAAAGTGATCATTTTCATTCAGATTTAAGTCCTCGTAACACAAGATATCAGCAGAG tgaAGAAACGTCAAAATCTCTCAGTGACACTATTAAAGTGGGAGCCTTTGTAGTCAATAAACCTGTTACTGTTAATGAAGAGGACTTTGTTATACCAGATGTACCTTTTAGTTCTTTGTTAACTCCTAGACAAACTTCCCCTCCCCCTGCCACAGTCACTGAGGCTGCAAACACAAAGACTGTAACCACAACTACTACAACAGACAGCAGCAATGGAAATCATGAAAGACttataaatgataatacaACGTCAAAATGCAACTCGCAAAATGGATCTAGAAGAAGTAGTTGCTCAATGACGAGTGCCaacgacgattttattatgGTAGATTTG aaaactCCGTTTGCTGGTACAAATACTAATAGTGATTTAGGAGCATTTTATCGTGAATGTCAAAGTGCGCCTCAACTTCAAGCTTTTATGGAAGAAAGAACGCTAGCTGAGCAAGTAGGAGGAGACCTTACAAAACAGTTGGAAACATTTGAAACAAACATGCGGCG gcCTGGAAGGACGCGTATGGATGGAGACTATTATGCGTTAAGGAATTAA
- the Atg13 gene encoding autophagy-related 13 isoform X4, with the protein MSALRLSMQDKRDLDKFTKFLALKAAQIIVQSRSGEKVSTKCKPNSSGTDWFNLAIHDVPEVLAEAKRALCGETVNSTIPLCIEISLRTVEGDTMVLETWSLRVLPEHSDPTIRVTYTVYNRMGILLKSLLSVSRITPAYKLSRRQGPDSYVICYKIYVGEPQLHTLGDNYKNVRVGQLCTPVGTIHLSVSYRTKMTISPTHTGRDSIMVKSDHFHSDLSPRNTRYQQSEETSKSLSDTIKVGAFVVNKPVTVNEEDFVIPDVPFSSLLTPRQTSPPPATVTEAANTKTVTTTTTTDSSNGNHERLINDNTTSKCNSQNGSRRSSCSMTSANDDFIMKTPFAGTNTNSDLGAFYRECQSAPQLQAFMEERTLAEQVGGDLTKQLETFETNMRRYEDILSSLCHSENNN; encoded by the exons ATGTCCGCATTAAGATTGAGTATGCAAGATAAAAGGGACTTGGATAAGTTTACTAAATTTTTGGCATTGAAAGCTGCACAAATCATAGTGCAGTCAAGATCGGGTGAAAAGGTCAGCACAAAGTGCAAACCAAATTCATCTGGAACAGATTGG TTCAACTTAGCTATTCATGATGTACCAGAAGTTTTGGCCGAAGCTAAAAGAGCACTGTGCGGGGAAACAGTTAACTCAACTATACCTCTCTGTATCGAAATCTCTTTAAGGACAGTTGAAGGTGACACAATGGTTTTAGAAACATGGAGTCTTCGTGTTTTGCCTGAACATAGCGATCCTACCATCCGAGTAACATACACAGTATATAACAGAATGGGGATTTTATTGAAGTCATTATTGTCTGTATCAAGAATTACACCAGCGTATAAGCTGAGTAGACGGCAAGGCCCAGATTCTtatgttatttgttataaaatttatgtagGAGAACCACAGTTACATACTTTag gtgacaattacaaaaatgttagaGTAGGACAATTGTGTACACCAGTGGGTACAATACATTTATCAGTATCATATAGAACAAAGATGACTATCTCTCCTACTCATACTGGTCGTGATTCAATAATGGTAAAAAGTGATCATTTTCATTCAGATTTAAGTCCTCGTAACACAAGATATCAGCAGAG tgaAGAAACGTCAAAATCTCTCAGTGACACTATTAAAGTGGGAGCCTTTGTAGTCAATAAACCTGTTACTGTTAATGAAGAGGACTTTGTTATACCAGATGTACCTTTTAGTTCTTTGTTAACTCCTAGACAAACTTCCCCTCCCCCTGCCACAGTCACTGAGGCTGCAAACACAAAGACTGTAACCACAACTACTACAACAGACAGCAGCAATGGAAATCATGAAAGACttataaatgataatacaACGTCAAAATGCAACTCGCAAAATGGATCTAGAAGAAGTAGTTGCTCAATGACGAGTGCCaacgacgattttattatg aaaactCCGTTTGCTGGTACAAATACTAATAGTGATTTAGGAGCATTTTATCGTGAATGTCAAAGTGCGCCTCAACTTCAAGCTTTTATGGAAGAAAGAACGCTAGCTGAGCAAGTAGGAGGAGACCTTACAAAACAGTTGGAAACATTTGAAACAAACATGCGGCGGTATGAGGATATTCTGTCATCATTATGTcattcagaaaataataactaa
- the Atg13 gene encoding autophagy-related 13 isoform X1, translating to MSALRLSMQDKRDLDKFTKFLALKAAQIIVQSRSGEKVSTKCKPNSSGTDWFNLAIHDVPEVLAEAKRALCGETVNSTIPLCIEISLRTVEGDTMVLETWSLRVLPEHSDPTIRVTYTVYNRMGILLKSLLSVSRITPAYKLSRRQGPDSYVICYKIYVGEPQLHTLGDNYKNVRVGQLCTPVGTIHLSVSYRTKMTISPTHTGRDSIMVKSDHFHSDLSPRNTRYQQSEETSKSLSDTIKVGAFVVNKPVTVNEEDFVIPDVPFSSLLTPRQTSPPPATVTEAANTKTVTTTTTTDSSNGNHERLINDNTTSKCNSQNGSRRSSCSMTSANDDFIMVDLKTPFAGTNTNSDLGAFYRECQSAPQLQAFMEERTLAEQVGGDLTKQLETFETNMRRYEDILSSLCHSENNN from the exons ATGTCCGCATTAAGATTGAGTATGCAAGATAAAAGGGACTTGGATAAGTTTACTAAATTTTTGGCATTGAAAGCTGCACAAATCATAGTGCAGTCAAGATCGGGTGAAAAGGTCAGCACAAAGTGCAAACCAAATTCATCTGGAACAGATTGG TTCAACTTAGCTATTCATGATGTACCAGAAGTTTTGGCCGAAGCTAAAAGAGCACTGTGCGGGGAAACAGTTAACTCAACTATACCTCTCTGTATCGAAATCTCTTTAAGGACAGTTGAAGGTGACACAATGGTTTTAGAAACATGGAGTCTTCGTGTTTTGCCTGAACATAGCGATCCTACCATCCGAGTAACATACACAGTATATAACAGAATGGGGATTTTATTGAAGTCATTATTGTCTGTATCAAGAATTACACCAGCGTATAAGCTGAGTAGACGGCAAGGCCCAGATTCTtatgttatttgttataaaatttatgtagGAGAACCACAGTTACATACTTTag gtgacaattacaaaaatgttagaGTAGGACAATTGTGTACACCAGTGGGTACAATACATTTATCAGTATCATATAGAACAAAGATGACTATCTCTCCTACTCATACTGGTCGTGATTCAATAATGGTAAAAAGTGATCATTTTCATTCAGATTTAAGTCCTCGTAACACAAGATATCAGCAGAG tgaAGAAACGTCAAAATCTCTCAGTGACACTATTAAAGTGGGAGCCTTTGTAGTCAATAAACCTGTTACTGTTAATGAAGAGGACTTTGTTATACCAGATGTACCTTTTAGTTCTTTGTTAACTCCTAGACAAACTTCCCCTCCCCCTGCCACAGTCACTGAGGCTGCAAACACAAAGACTGTAACCACAACTACTACAACAGACAGCAGCAATGGAAATCATGAAAGACttataaatgataatacaACGTCAAAATGCAACTCGCAAAATGGATCTAGAAGAAGTAGTTGCTCAATGACGAGTGCCaacgacgattttattatgGTAGATTTG aaaactCCGTTTGCTGGTACAAATACTAATAGTGATTTAGGAGCATTTTATCGTGAATGTCAAAGTGCGCCTCAACTTCAAGCTTTTATGGAAGAAAGAACGCTAGCTGAGCAAGTAGGAGGAGACCTTACAAAACAGTTGGAAACATTTGAAACAAACATGCGGCGGTATGAGGATATTCTGTCATCATTATGTcattcagaaaataataactaa